One window from the genome of Nicotiana tomentosiformis chromosome 5, ASM39032v3, whole genome shotgun sequence encodes:
- the LOC104094378 gene encoding uncharacterized protein: MEKIEHKMVDVNGLQMHVAELGQGPIILFIHGFPELWYSWRHQIFYLAERGYRAVAPDLRGYGDTTGAPINDHTKFSIFHLVGDLIALIEAIAPNEDKVFVVGHDWGAIIAWHLCLFRPDKVKALVNLSIHYFPTNPQMNTVDGLRAIYGDDHYVWRFQVPGEIEAEFAPIGVKSVLKKFLRFRDSAPFYFPKGKGVEAIPDAPIELSSWLTEEDLDYYSSKFEQTGFTGGVNYYRAFPINWELTAPWTGAQVKVPAKFMVGELDLVYHIPGAKDYIHNGEFKKDVPLLEEVVVLEGAAHFVNQERPDEINKHIFDFIQKF, from the exons atggaGAAGATAGAGCACAAGATGGTAGATGTAAATGGCCTACAAATGCATGTAGCAGAATTAGGCCAAGGTCCAATAATCCTCTTTATCCATGGTTTCCCTGAGCTCTGGTATTCATGGCGCCACCAAATTTTCTACTTAGCTGAACGTGGCTATCGTGCTGTGGCACCTGACCTAAGGGGTTATGGAGATACTACAG GTGCACCCATTAATGATCATACAAAATTCAGTATCTTTCACCTTGTGGGTGATCTTATAGCACTTATTGAAGCCATAGCTCCAAATGAAGATAAGGTGTTTGTTGTGGGTCATGACTGGGGTGCTATAATTGCTTGGCATTTGTGCCTTTTTAGGCCAGATAAAGTTAAGGCTTTGGTTAATTTGAGTATCCATTATTTTCCAACGAACCCACAGATGAATACTGTTGATGGACTGAGGGCTATATATGGTGATGATCATTATGTCTGGAGATTTCAG GTACCAGGAGAAATTGAAGCTGAATTTGCTCCAATTGGTGTTAAGTCTGTTCTTAAGAAATTTCTCAGATTCCGCGACTCTGCACCATTTTATTTTCCTAAAGGCAAAGGCGTTGAGGCTATCCCTGATGCTCCAATTGAGCTTTCATCTTGGCTGACTGAGGAAGATTTGGATTACTATAGCAGCAAGTTTGAGCAGACTGGCTTCACTGGTGGAGTTAACTATTACCGAGCTTTTCCCAT AAACTGGGAACTCACAGCACCCTGGACAGGAGCTCAAGTTAAAGTTCCGGCCAAGTTTATGGTCGGAGAATTAGACTTGGTTTATCACATACCAGGTGCTAAAGATTACATACACAATGGTGAGTTTAAGAAAGATGTTCCATTGTTGGAGGAAGTGGTGGTTTTAGAAGGTGCAGCTCACTTTGTTAACCAAGAAAGGCCAGATGAGATTAACAAGCATATATTTGACTTCATTCAAAAGTTTTAA